From Phaeocystidibacter marisrubri, the proteins below share one genomic window:
- a CDS encoding DUF1015 domain-containing protein has translation MIKISPFRAVRPKRHVASLVASRSYVSYTDDQLMDKLENNPFTFLHIIHPDQYAVERKQGTEKYEMVRDKYRDFTMEGVFQKDETESIYLYQQHTHSHVFTGLIAAVSVHDYLEGRVMIHEQTLTQREEMFKEYLKVTGFNAEPVLLMYPENHEVNQVMGKVMDERPEFEFTTTDKVTHFLWKIEDTNDLQTLTTAFSTMDKIYIADGHHRSASSALLSEELTNEGKTGPFDHFMAYLIPESAIHIHGFHRLIKNTNLSKDSFMKELEQSFIVSEWGHSKYHPDRLHEMGMYIDGMWYTLTSKPGSFNPNDPIASLDAEILSRNVLQPILGISDLRNDPRVDFMPGDKGCDAIETAVNSGKFEVGFALYAVTTDQLKSVADAKCIMPPKSTYIEPKLRSGLTIYELLD, from the coding sequence ATGATAAAAATCTCACCTTTCCGTGCAGTTCGTCCGAAACGTCACGTAGCTAGTCTCGTAGCATCGCGTTCTTACGTGAGTTACACCGATGATCAGCTGATGGACAAGTTGGAAAACAACCCCTTTACCTTTCTTCATATCATCCATCCCGATCAATACGCGGTAGAGCGAAAGCAGGGAACCGAGAAGTATGAGATGGTGCGCGACAAGTACCGCGACTTCACCATGGAAGGCGTTTTCCAAAAAGATGAAACGGAGAGCATTTATCTCTATCAACAGCATACCCACTCGCACGTTTTCACCGGATTAATCGCGGCTGTTTCTGTTCACGATTATTTGGAAGGTCGAGTGATGATTCACGAACAGACGCTTACCCAGAGGGAAGAAATGTTCAAGGAATACCTCAAAGTTACTGGCTTCAACGCAGAACCTGTACTCCTCATGTACCCTGAAAATCATGAAGTGAATCAAGTGATGGGAAAGGTGATGGATGAACGCCCAGAATTTGAATTTACCACTACGGATAAGGTGACGCATTTCTTGTGGAAGATTGAAGACACGAACGATCTTCAGACCCTCACTACTGCGTTTTCAACCATGGACAAAATATACATTGCCGATGGTCACCACAGAAGCGCCTCCTCTGCCTTGTTGAGCGAAGAATTGACAAACGAAGGAAAGACTGGCCCGTTTGATCACTTCATGGCCTACCTCATTCCAGAAAGTGCCATTCACATTCACGGTTTCCACCGTTTGATTAAGAACACCAACTTGTCGAAGGACAGTTTCATGAAAGAACTGGAGCAATCCTTCATTGTGAGTGAATGGGGCCACAGTAAATACCATCCAGATCGCCTGCATGAAATGGGCATGTACATCGATGGAATGTGGTACACGCTTACCTCTAAACCTGGTTCGTTTAATCCAAACGACCCCATCGCTTCCTTGGACGCGGAAATCCTCAGTCGAAATGTACTTCAACCCATTCTCGGAATTTCCGATCTGCGAAATGATCCTCGCGTAGACTTTATGCCCGGAGACAAGGGATGTGACGCCATTGAAACAGCGGTAAACTCCGGCAAATTTGAAGTGGGATTTGCACTCTACGCCGTAACTACCGATCAACTCAAAAGCGTAGCAGATGCCAAATGTATTATGCCTCCCAAGAGCACATACATTGAGCCGAAATTGAGAAGTGGTCTTACCATTTATGAACTCTTAGATTAA